The genomic stretch GGTACCAAAATACACAGGAATGGTCGAAAAGCTATacataatctttctttttttcatgtttGAGCTCTGGGgtaattttttcgcttttgccTACCAGTGTTGATATAcaattctagataaacatttcaaaaggtcctatctgctttcatcgtttttccggagcgcctttccattttggtaatggttcagttTCAGTTACTCTCCCAACCGTGGTTTTCAtttagaaggctagagtgatcgcTTCGTTGGGTGGTgaccagtgatggaaacgaaacgaatatgatgcaatcgtcgtttattcatcatatgtTCACTTCACGAtgtgtacaggccgggactaaactcgaatcctctcaacccataatgaaatgatgatagggtgcataggtttcagggagaaaacaaacacatgactagactacatcagctctgtgaagcgattcgatcgttgcgtttgtctctccataggccggtagttacgggaagaaaggatagcaacaggagaaaatcatgccgcctgaacagcagcagaggtgtggtgcggtgagagggaatgtgtgggggaaggaactacttcggcagcggttgagtttaagcgagagtaggagagcatacactgtcattttctttctttttctgacaaaaaatcatattcatgagtcaaaagaataaggatataacaagttctgatcgctctgtgtaacagagacgaataacttcatataccgagttgtgcacattgagaaccacgtattgtggtgtacactaatgaatagaaatatatcctaaagaggaaagcaaaaagagtgcaccagcaccgatactttgtttttcgcatactgacgacgatgtcaacgcatcctaggcttgttttatatgtattcattaatcgctagaggtgatttttttccttcgctggtggtgacgagcaaaaaaagggTCTCCACTCTGTTTTCACGTCTGGCCCAGGCCTAGGGGGGGCCcctttaccccccccccctaaaatccgggcctgctgatacctcatattttgaaaacagcctcgcttgtatcttattttctgaaatcgtaaCAAAAGACCGGTGTATCGGTCATTATTTTTGattgtttgaaaatattgctccattgcTGGAGAATcccggacaaattaagaaaaacgtgtgttttcccCCATATTAAAAGTTTTTCgaaccaaaattcaaaatgactcgaTGATTATTTAGAATGTTGACTATTTAGAATGttaattaccaagaaattttcgATTTGAAATGACAGTCtgaatcttttaaaatcattagaacataaatattttgaaaaatgttgaaattagaCTTTAAAAAgaaatggactttttttaaagttcCGTAATAACTCCAAGTTTCTTTGGTGAAAACAACtcgtatttttaaattaaagtttagtgtttatttaaaattttttagtcaaaatgtttttttttcacgatgtttatttttttatgaggCATTATCAATTCCCTACAATTCATTCTCGGACAGTTGTTTTATACATACAACCaatggtttctgagctacaatactTTGAATAAAATCTATGCCAGAATGGGTCTAGAAAATCTcctatctgtgaaaaatgctaagccgaatacgtgtgcaaagttttctttcaattaaaaaatggtcgatattcgaacATAGGTCATTTGGGGCGACTTTGCGCATTACCAAAAATCGGtgcaattttcaattgcaacaaaaagctctctttatagtagTTCATAGTATAGTGAATAACTaagctattttttttcttgacaagtctACAATCCCTACAAATGATAAGCCTCAATTGGGAGAGCTAACATATCTCAACAAGGTTGTTATCACACATCTTTACCAGTGTTCAAAATACACCGCATTTGTGATTAGTCACACGAAATAATTAGCTAACATGAAGTACTTAAGTTACATGAAATCACTTTTAAAAAGGATTGAGCTGAGAATTGCTAGCTCATTAAATAGTTATTTTTTGTTCATCATTTTATTTACCAACCAGAAACAAATATTGTAAACATAAGTTACAAATTATTCTAACAGTGCTCTCCATCTTAATCAAAGTTTTTCACCTTGCATTTATCttgctaaggggccatccacataccacgtggacagctttagggggggggggggtggttaatgtccacggtccatacattttttttagaatttataagggcagttgtccacggagggggagggggggggggtcaaaatcgttaaaaatgtgtccacgtggtatgtggatggcccctaaagtACTTAGGTGTCATACATTTTACTTTTACAATAATGTTATGTTACTCGGGGCTGTTTCATTCGCCAATGCCTCGTTAAATATGAGGCTTCTCTCGGAATCGTTGCTGTTGTATACGGAGTTTGATTCAATTTCATTCAGGTCTTATGAAAATGAGATTCTAGCTTCTATCCCTAACTGATTTGAGTATGATTGCGAGCTTGAAACATCAACGATCAGCGCGTGGTACGTATGATATGAGTCTGAgttcattgaaaatagataaCACTAATTTTACCAACTTAAGGGAGAACCTTGAAAAGTCATTTGTAATAGGTTTTTTTCGGATTTTCCTATATTAAAAGCGAACAACTTTTGTAGTTTATAAGTCTATGTGCAAGAATTGTAGAAAATAACGCCTTTAACATATCGATACAAACGGCGTGCAGCATAACTGGAGTTCACTTCGTCCTAGAGTAACCATTTTTTGAGTCaagataaaaaatgattttttcgaaACTGCAACGGTGATATTCCCCCTGAATTATTGAAATAGTTTTTCGATGCCCTACTTGAGTTTACATGATTACGTACAATAGTTATAACGTATTACGAACGGTATTGAAGTTCATGAAATTGAGCAAACATATATTTATATTCACATTCTACAAAGACTATAAAATTTCCCTTTTCCGTTTCGTGGGACTCATTTTAATTTGGCAAATTTTACTTAAGCAGCTTTCTAGTACAGAATGTATTTCATATCATGGTCTATCCAAAGCATAAAATCGAGATTTTCTTCGCGCTTATAAACGACTAGTGGCAATGCAAAAAAACATCATCTATTCCGATATTGACGAAAACGGTAAAAATCGATTATTTGTGAAAGAGTAGTTATTTGCTTGGCTAGCAGAGAGGCAGTTGTCTAGGTACAAATTTACCGTTAAATTATTTCACACTTGattgttttttaatttgcatCTTCCATCCTCCAAATAACTTTCTCGCGTAACGTTGATGGCTTCCCCCCAACACTCGGTTTGACCTGCATCATTACGGTATCCAACCGGATGGGACGCGTCTGCTGGAATCGATCCTCCTTGTTGGTGTGATTGTGCGTCACATTGTTACTAAACTTGTTCTCTTTATTGGTCGTCTCAAAGACGGTTGGATTGGTGGCGTCCTTTGCCCCATTAGTATAGCGTTTCTTGCTAATAGTTATTGTTTCGTTCTTCACATTATTGAAATTCTCCAAGCGCTCGATTTTTATTTCTTCGGTCGCATAGTTTTCGGCGTTCATTTTATGATTAGATTCCACCCGTTGATCATCGACCGCATCATTGTCCTGATTGTTCATTAAAAAATCGCTTATCTCTAAGAAAAACTTGGCCGGCAAATTGTTACCATTAATTTGCAGCATCGAATCAGCAGCTGATTGCTGCTGTTGTTCCTGTTCCGTCAAAACTTGCTCTTCTGGAGTTGCTGACTGTTCACTTTCTTCGAATGGAATTCCAAACAGCTTCAGTATTGAGTTACGAATCATGGTTGCCATCGTGCTACCCTTCAGCATGGCCAGCGAAGACTCCGGGACTTGGATCTGGAAATTTTTAACATGCAACCGAATATTTGTTTCGCCATCTGTTTGCCTCTCGTCATACATTACGTCCGCTTCGTCATCCGCTTGCTTGTCTATATCTCTTCCAAGGTCCGGAGGCTGTTTCACTTTTGCAACGATATTCACTCCATTTGCGCTTTCAGCAGATGCAAAAGTCGTCAATGAGATCAAAACCAGGCATAATAAAATCGTTGAAGAAATTTGCATCTTTGATTTTGGGAAATAACCAACCGGATGATCTTTATTGTgtattgattatttattttccgAATCATCAATACTAGCTTGagtgttttatttattattgcaACCGATTCCGAACCAACGATATCGTTTCGTCACACTGTGATTGCCACTGATTTACGCGGGGCGTTTTCAACGCCGAACGGCACACGACTAAATTGATCGGGAAATGTTCAACCAAAGCGACGCGAATTTCGTAGAGCCTCGGAGGCTTCAGGGACCGCTTTGTTGTGGTCAGGTGGCGATGACAAAAATAAACACCGATACAACTGGAAAAATATAGAGGAGGGAACAATGAATCAACCCGCTCAACCGTTACCGATCTCTTCGGATCTCGTGTATTGTTGTGGCTGTTGGAATCAACGTCGTGTGTTGCTACTCGAGCGATCGTAGGCCGGCTACCTCAACTCGCACTCACCTCGCAACTAGACTTTGAAAGGAATACCATCGGCGAATGTAATTCAAAGGAACACACATGTTTTAATGGCCAATTTATTGACATTGGTTGTAGCACAAGAAGAAAGTCGTTACAACGATTGTAAGGTGATGGCGTATTATACATATTTATAAGCATCCGATAAACCTTTTTGAAGTGAGACATTTAAATGTATAAATTGAAGAAGATTACTTCACTTTTCTAGTGTGAGTCCTACGGCAGCAGCAGAGTGAAATCTTCTATtctatattttatttgttttcattcTAGTTTACTTTTCATCGATATCTATTTCCGATGATCGATGATCTGATTAGGCTCTATTCAGAAGCAATTGCGCCAATGGCCAAATTTGGGTTCTTAGAGCTAGTTTGATAGCTTTCACCGCAACGCGGGCGTTGCTAATTTGGTTTGGGAAATTCCAACCCTCACCTTGGGTAGCAGCGAGCTAATAAATTTTACAGCGCAGTAGCAACGAGCCGAAACGTTGCTACTCGATCAAAT from Wyeomyia smithii strain HCP4-BCI-WySm-NY-G18 chromosome 3, ASM2978416v1, whole genome shotgun sequence encodes the following:
- the LOC129729626 gene encoding uncharacterized protein LOC129729626; the protein is MLKGSTMATMIRNSILKLFGIPFEESEQSATPEEQVLTEQEQQQQSAADSMLQINGNNLPAKFFLEISDFLMNNQDNDAVDDQRVESNHKMNAENYATEEIKIERLENFNNVKNETITISKKRYTNGAKDATNPTVFETTNKENKFSNNVTHNHTNKEDRFQQTRPIRLDTVMMQVKPSVGGKPSTLREKVIWRMEDAN